A region from the Leptospirillum ferriphilum ML-04 genome encodes:
- a CDS encoding type II restriction endonuclease encodes MALADLADWLDEQSRRETLWFAKRLSANDTLANNAHQAGPYIPKNILFTLFPSLDRPEDKNPEVRFRLQIDSHQGERREIRAVWYNNRRRGKTRDEARITGFGGRSSPFLDPENTGALMLLVVPPGDNTQTSICRAWVCRNPSEEDLLEDLIGPVEPGKGFLWAPEVPVGKDLVVPPPKERSRCWLLENEIPEEWFKKFPSGAEIIKKTLEFRPLHGEIPDKRLLKRRECEYEIFQSVEEAIELPVIRRGFSSVSEFVDRAQTILQRRKSRSGKSLELHLKEIFLEDGLSEGRDFSCQAESEPGKRPDFIFPSEAAYRDPSFPSEKLRMLAAKTTCKDRWRQILNEADRIQVKHLLTLQDGVSENQFREMSESGVQLVVPKSLHDSYPPNIRQNLLTLKDFIYELRVWQAFSQNGGESIAAEDEP; translated from the coding sequence ATGGCCCTGGCAGACCTTGCGGACTGGCTGGATGAACAGTCCCGGAGGGAAACCCTTTGGTTTGCGAAACGGCTTTCCGCCAATGATACGCTTGCAAACAATGCCCACCAGGCAGGCCCCTACATTCCAAAGAACATTCTTTTCACCCTTTTTCCCTCCCTCGACAGACCGGAAGATAAGAATCCCGAAGTCCGGTTTAGGTTGCAAATAGATTCTCACCAAGGGGAAAGACGGGAAATCCGGGCTGTCTGGTATAACAACAGGCGAAGGGGGAAGACGAGGGATGAAGCCCGGATAACCGGTTTTGGGGGGCGATCGTCTCCCTTTCTCGATCCTGAAAACACGGGAGCATTGATGCTCCTTGTGGTTCCTCCCGGAGACAACACCCAGACATCCATTTGCCGTGCCTGGGTTTGCAGGAACCCCTCGGAAGAAGATTTGCTTGAGGACCTCATTGGTCCAGTTGAACCGGGCAAGGGATTCCTGTGGGCTCCGGAGGTTCCTGTCGGTAAGGACTTGGTTGTTCCTCCTCCAAAAGAACGTTCCCGGTGCTGGCTTCTGGAAAACGAAATTCCGGAGGAATGGTTCAAAAAATTCCCTTCCGGGGCCGAAATCATCAAAAAAACTTTGGAGTTTCGACCATTACATGGGGAAATTCCGGACAAGCGGCTTCTTAAGAGACGTGAATGTGAATACGAGATTTTCCAGAGTGTGGAGGAAGCGATCGAATTGCCTGTCATCCGTAGAGGCTTTTCAAGTGTCAGCGAGTTTGTGGACCGGGCACAAACCATCCTCCAGAGAAGAAAATCCCGTTCGGGGAAAAGTCTTGAACTTCATCTGAAAGAGATTTTTCTTGAGGATGGCCTTTCGGAGGGCAGGGATTTCTCCTGCCAGGCAGAGTCGGAACCCGGAAAGAGGCCCGATTTTATTTTCCCCTCGGAGGCCGCTTACAGGGATCCATCCTTTCCTTCAGAAAAACTCCGGATGCTCGCGGCAAAAACAACCTGCAAGGATCGCTGGAGACAAATTCTGAACGAAGCTGATAGGATTCAGGTCAAGCACCTTCTGACCCTTCAGGATGGAGTATCCGAAAACCAGTTCAGGGAAATGAGCGAATCGGGTGTCCAGCTGGTAGTACCCAAATCCCTTCATGATTCGTATCCACCAAATATTCGTCAAAATCTATTGACACTGAAGGATTTTATCTATGAGTTAAGAGTGTGGCAAGCATTCTCTCAAAACGGAGGGGAATCCATTGCAGCGGAAGATGAGCCGTGA